The uncultured Cohaesibacter sp. genome window below encodes:
- a CDS encoding serine hydrolase domain-containing protein → MTNAPNWQEAERAAQAICAQWAANEPGGILLGFDKGGDRMSVCAGLENLNSGKAFSDNSVGRFASITKHVFCTLVLQHPQLLSLDDRLGDLLPELSVPLADVTVGQALDMSGGLPDMRECLTLLGLSVYNETGSAENHAYMARQTRLNFEAGTEVSYSNTGYRLVEIILERKGVFLKSFLENEVNSLLGTSFDAPHLWADPVKDLYPGYWFNGEKWLLSAAGLQISASGSLAASARDMSKWLRALMAGEGLFAGILEKLSAPRRLKNGTVSGYGLGITETLLGDRVLIGHGGSHPGYKAYIMMDRESGTGVVLLSNRDEVDSRGSASRVMAALLGLPMPSVAGDRIPDGLYVSKDGPFWLEIAGSTATWIDDGGSLYEAEGKVVSSRSATSELTLEWDGEALVGSVGYVPRRLLPVTPATPDRDQQARLAGIWQNEEGAFLSIENGAVVMGVGPTRQSMPLLALGGGRYLFTLKDSLWTKRICLNMLDEDRFELVLSRARMIEYRRLV, encoded by the coding sequence ATGACCAATGCACCCAACTGGCAGGAAGCCGAACGCGCGGCTCAAGCCATCTGCGCCCAATGGGCCGCGAACGAACCCGGCGGCATCCTCCTCGGGTTCGACAAGGGCGGTGACCGCATGAGCGTTTGTGCCGGTCTTGAGAATCTCAATTCCGGCAAGGCTTTCTCCGACAACAGTGTCGGTCGTTTTGCCTCCATCACCAAGCATGTCTTCTGCACGCTGGTGCTCCAGCATCCGCAACTCTTGTCACTTGATGACCGGTTGGGCGACCTTCTGCCCGAACTTTCCGTTCCGCTCGCGGACGTCACCGTTGGTCAGGCTCTGGACATGAGCGGCGGTTTGCCCGACATGCGGGAATGTCTGACGCTGCTGGGACTGTCGGTCTACAACGAAACCGGCAGTGCCGAGAACCATGCCTATATGGCACGTCAGACACGACTCAATTTCGAGGCAGGCACCGAGGTCTCCTATTCCAATACCGGCTACCGGTTGGTCGAGATCATTCTGGAACGCAAGGGCGTGTTCCTGAAATCCTTCCTTGAGAATGAGGTCAACAGCCTTCTGGGCACCTCCTTCGATGCCCCACACCTGTGGGCCGATCCGGTGAAGGATCTTTATCCTGGCTACTGGTTCAATGGCGAGAAATGGCTGCTGTCCGCTGCCGGTTTGCAGATTTCCGCCTCTGGCAGTCTTGCCGCCAGTGCCCGCGACATGAGTAAGTGGCTGCGCGCCTTGATGGCGGGTGAGGGCCTCTTTGCCGGTATCCTCGAGAAGCTTTCCGCCCCGCGCCGTCTGAAGAATGGCACCGTCTCGGGCTACGGCCTCGGCATCACGGAGACCCTCCTTGGGGATCGTGTTTTGATTGGGCATGGCGGTAGCCACCCCGGATACAAGGCCTATATCATGATGGACCGGGAGAGCGGCACGGGTGTTGTCCTGCTGTCCAACCGCGATGAAGTGGATTCTCGTGGGTCGGCCTCAAGGGTCATGGCGGCTTTGCTTGGCCTGCCGATGCCATCGGTTGCGGGCGATAGAATTCCTGATGGCCTCTATGTCTCGAAGGACGGCCCTTTCTGGCTGGAGATTGCGGGTAGCACGGCGACCTGGATCGACGATGGCGGCTCGCTTTATGAGGCCGAAGGCAAGGTCGTCTCGTCGCGATCTGCGACCTCCGAACTGACGCTCGAGTGGGATGGTGAAGCTCTGGTGGGCTCCGTCGGGTATGTTCCCCGGCGACTGCTGCCAGTTACTCCAGCAACACCAGACAGGGACCAGCAGGCCCGACTTGCAGGCATCTGGCAGAACGAAGAGGGCGCCTTCCTGTCCATCGAGAATGGCGCTGTAGTCATGGGCGTGGGGCCGACGCGCCAGTCGATGCCTCTGCTGGCTCTTGGAGGTGGGCGATACCTGTTTACTCTCAAGGACAGCCTCTGGACCAAACGCATCTGCCTCAACATGCTTGACGAGGATCGTTTTGAGCTGGTGCTCAGCCGTGCCCGGATGATCGAGTATCGCCGGTTGGTCTAG
- a CDS encoding GNAT family N-acetyltransferase gives MPLSKSHKVEAHDHFDFEGSDYRALFEASDATVFQDPQWLSLLYAKLGPACGVRPLVITVRDRRDDSLCLVLPLMRTSYAGLSCVEPADLGTADYNAIVMRSDCEEALLGDDTISAELLKLLKPCHLVFFRKMKGDSRVLAHLLGKVIVADMVSSSHDMPIWAPYEDWRNEVLSKSFRTGLRRKFRKLEQQGDVTLKVISGKQEILAVMRLLQEQRRSRYPEDLFLNQAYYDFYCTVAIEGEKTGLAEVTALHVGDDIVGIELGFLKDRCYHFILAGMDNDAYGKMSPGLHLIDYILAHRVECGDTRADFTIGDERYKASFGAKPTRLRLMARARTPLGALALKAYMSGGPIKELVKRVAAIAKR, from the coding sequence GTGCCTCTCAGCAAGTCCCATAAAGTCGAGGCCCACGATCACTTCGATTTCGAGGGATCGGACTATCGAGCCCTGTTCGAAGCAAGCGACGCTACCGTTTTTCAGGACCCTCAATGGCTATCTCTGCTCTATGCCAAGCTGGGCCCCGCCTGTGGCGTGCGGCCTCTGGTGATCACGGTTCGGGATCGGCGTGACGACAGCCTTTGCCTTGTGCTGCCCTTGATGAGAACCTCCTATGCTGGGCTTTCCTGTGTTGAGCCAGCCGATCTCGGCACTGCCGATTACAATGCCATCGTAATGCGGTCTGACTGCGAGGAAGCCCTTTTGGGGGATGACACAATCAGTGCCGAACTGCTCAAGTTGTTGAAACCCTGCCATCTGGTTTTCTTTCGCAAGATGAAGGGCGACAGCAGGGTGCTTGCGCATCTGCTGGGCAAGGTGATTGTTGCCGACATGGTTTCCTCCAGCCACGACATGCCGATCTGGGCTCCCTATGAGGACTGGCGCAACGAGGTTCTTTCAAAGAGTTTCCGTACGGGACTGCGTCGCAAGTTCAGAAAGCTGGAACAGCAGGGAGACGTGACCCTCAAGGTCATTTCCGGCAAGCAGGAAATCCTCGCGGTGATGCGCCTTTTGCAGGAGCAAAGACGGTCCCGCTATCCTGAAGACCTGTTTCTGAATCAGGCTTATTATGACTTCTACTGCACCGTCGCCATCGAGGGAGAGAAAACCGGTCTTGCCGAAGTGACGGCCCTGCATGTTGGCGATGATATTGTAGGCATCGAGCTGGGTTTTCTCAAGGATCGCTGCTATCACTTCATTCTGGCGGGTATGGACAATGATGCCTATGGCAAGATGTCTCCAGGCCTGCATCTGATCGACTATATTCTGGCGCACAGGGTCGAGTGTGGCGACACGAGAGCCGATTTCACGATCGGTGACGAGCGCTATAAGGCCAGCTTCGGAGCCAAGCCGACCCGGCTGCGACTGATGGCGCGGGCACGGACTCCTCTAGGGGCTCTTGCTCTCAAAGCCTATATGAGTGGCGGTCCGATCAAGGAACTGGTCA